A section of the Primulina eburnea isolate SZY01 chromosome 1, ASM2296580v1, whole genome shotgun sequence genome encodes:
- the LOC140804880 gene encoding uncharacterized mitochondrial protein AtMg00300-like translates to MIVARGNKTGTLYMSSSLRNKLADVDAGANSSLWHSRLGDTSKKGMKMLVPNGKLPELKIVEHKFCETVFFGNQKKVNFSKEVREPKSTDLELVHTDVCGLSPVTSLGDHSRYYGLLLTIRAGNFRYIF, encoded by the coding sequence ATGATTGTTGCTCGAGGAAACAAAACTGGAACACTTTATATGAGTTCCAGTTTGAGAAATAAATTAGCGGATGTGGATGCTGGAGCTAATTCAAGTCTATGGCATAGTAGGCTTGGGGATACGAGTAAGAAGGGAATGAAAATGCTTGTTCCAAACGGAAAGCTACCGGAATTAAAGATCGTTGAACACAAGTTCTGTGAAACTGTATTTTTTGGAAATCAGAAAAAGGTGAACTTTTCAAAAGAGGTTAGAGAACCGAAATCGACGGATTTGGAGCTGGTACATACTGATGTATGTGGATTATCTCCTgtgacatcccttggagatcacTCAAGATATTATGGCCTACTGTTGACGATTCGAGCAGGAAATTTTaggtatattttttaa
- the LOC140828305 gene encoding probable indole-3-acetic acid-amido synthetase GH3.1, whose translation MAVDSILSSPLGPPACEKDAKALQFIEEMTRYADSVQENVLAEILARNANTEYLEGYKLGGATDRETFKSKIPVVTYEDLHPLIQRIADGDRSPILSAHPVSEFLTSSGTSAGERKLMPTIQEELDRRQLLYSLLMPVMNLYVRGLDKGKGLYFLFIKSETKTPGGLVARPVLTSYYKSEQFKRRPYDPYNVYTSPNEAILCPDSFQSMYTQMLCGLYEREQVLRVGAVFASGLLRAIRFLQLNWQQLARDIRTGTLNPKVTDASIRECMAGILRPDSCLADFICKECGDDNWERIITRIWPNTKYLDVIVTGAMAQYIPTLDYYSGGLPKACTMYASSECYFGLNLNPMCNPSEVSYTIMPNMAYFEFLPNEPSSNSTVSSRRSPPKLVDLADLEIGKEYELVITTYAGLYRYRVGDILRVTGFHNSAPQFHFVRRKNVLLSIDSDKTDEAELQASVAKASQLLREFNTSVVEYTSYADTNSIPGHYVIYWELLAKDSANSPTDLALRQCCLAMEESLNSVYRQCRVADNSIGPLEIRVVKNGTFEELMDYAISRGASINQYKVPRCVSFTPIMELLDSRVVSTHFSPSLPHWTPERRR comes from the exons ATGGCGGTTGATTCGATCTTGTCATCTCCACTAGGCCCTCCGGCTTGCGAGAAGGATGCCAAAGCCCTTCAGTTCATCGAAGAAATGACACGCTACGCGGACTCGGTACAGGAGAATGTCTTGGCCGAAATCCTGGCCCGGAATGCGAACACAGAGTATCTGGAAGGGTACAAGCTCGGCGGAGCCACCGACCGCGAGACTTTTAAGTCGAAAATCCCGGTGGTCACGTATGAGGATCTCCATCCTTTGATCCAAAGAATTGCTGATGGTGATCGCTCTCCGATTCTGTCCGCTCACCCCGTCTCTGAATTCCTCACCAG cTCGGGAACTTCAGCTGGTGAGAGAAAACTCATGCCCACTATTCAAGAAGAATTAGATCGTCGCCAGCTTCTTTACAGCCTTCTCATGCCTGTTATGAACCT TTACGTTCGAGGACTGGACAAAGGGAAAGGATTGTACTTCTTGTTCATAAAATCTGAGACGAAAACTCCTGGCGGGCTAGTGGCGCGACCCGTACTCACCAGCTACTACAAAAGCGAACAATTCAAGAGACGGCCCTACGACCCGTACAACGTGTACACGAGCCCGAACGAGGCCATCCTTTGTCCCGACTCGTTTCAAAGCATGTACACCCAAATGCTTTGCGGCCTTTACGAGCGGGAGCAAGTCCTCCGTGTCGGTGCGGTGTTCGCGTCGGGTCTTCTCCGGGCCATCCGGTTCCTCCAGCTGAATTGGCAGCAATTGGCCAGGGATATCCGAACGGGGACGCTCAACCCGAAAGTTACCGACGCTTCGATCCGCGAATGCATGGCCGGGATTTTGAGACCCGACTCATGTTTGGCTGACTTCATTTGCAAGGAGTGCGGTGATGATAATTGGGAAAGAATTATTACCAGGATTTGGCCAAATACTAAGTATCTTGACGTGATTGTTACCGGCGCGATGGCTCAATATATCCCAACTCTTGATTACTACAGCGGAGGATTGCCGAAGGCCTGCACGATGTACGCGTCTTCCGAGTGCTATTTTGGGCTCAATCTCAATCCCATGTGCAATCCTTCGGAAGTTTCCTACACCATCATGCCGAACATGGCCTACTTCGAGTTCTTGCCGAACGAGCCAAGCTCAAACTCAACCGTCTCCTCCCGCCGCTCGCCACCCAAACTTGTCGACCTCGCCGACCTAGAAATCGGCAAGGAATATGAACTCGTGATCACCACCTACGCCGGCCTATACAGGTACCGAGTAGGCGACATCCTGCGCGTCACCGGCTTCCACAACTCTGCCCCGCAATTCCACTTCGTGAGGCGAAAGAACGTGCTACTCAGCATCGACTCGGACAAGACCGACGAGGCCGAGCTACAAGCTTCCGTGGCCAAAGCATCACAGCTGTTGCGCGAATTCAACACGTCAGTGGTCGAGTACACGAGCTATGCGGACACGAACTCTATCCCGGGACATTACGTGATATATTGGGAGTTGCTAGCAAAGGACTCAGCCAACTCCCCCACCGACCTCGCCCTGCGCCAATGCTGCCTAGCCATGGAGGAGTCACTAAACTCTGTGTACCGCCAGTGTCGTGTAGCGGACAACTCCATTGGCCCGCTGGAGATCCGAGTCGTGAAAAACGGAACCTTCGAGGAGCTGATGGACTATGCCATTTCCAGGGGAGCTTCCATAAACCAATACAAGGTGCCAAGGTGTGTGAGTTTCACACCAATAATGGAACTCCTCGACTCAAGAGTAGTGTCTACACATTTTAGCCCATCATTGCCCCATTGGACCCCAGAACGACGTCGTTGA